Within the Mastacembelus armatus chromosome 10, fMasArm1.2, whole genome shotgun sequence genome, the region GATGTAGAGGTTGAGACAAAGGTAGCCAATAGCTGAACTGAGATACCAACACACCTGCATATGAGACCTTTGACTGCAgaactgttgtttttatatgGCAATGAACCGGGAAGAAAAACatacccccccacacacaaaaaaaacaggctaCATCCCTGCTTTCTTTTCATCAGTGACTCATCCACACCTTGGCGATAATGCATAATGACATGTCCTATCGTTGAGATGCACAGTTTCAAAGCTGTTGAAGATTTACACTGACTGCCTCATCTCATCTCTGCCATCTCATCCACTACTCATCTAAATGGGAAAAAGAACAAAGCATTTTAAGGCTGCCTTATTGCTTAGCTTGTACCATGTCCCAATTCAGAAATAGCTGCTTGTTATCATCCTTCTGATCTTCTGAGGACAGTTGGAGGCTGCTGAGACTGTATTTGAGAGGTCTACTAAAAGCATGGATGAAAAACAAGGGAGCTAGTATCTTAGAGATTTTCCAAAAACAGTGGATGGTGGATTCTGAGTCTTACAGTGAGTAATCTGGGTTAACTATTGGTtataaaaaaaccaaaaaaaaaaccaaagcatTTTGGGTTTGACAGTATGCTGGCGTGACATCATTTTCAACTGATGGCCAATTGTAAATAAAATCAGACAAATAGTTCCTCTGAACTGAATTACAATATTTAGATGGCAACACTCGCACAGTGCGAGAGCTACAGATATAGGATCAATAtgcaaaaacaaccacaaatatGCCAAcgtctgtctgtttttagaaCAGTTCCACGTGTCCTCAATAACCTTGAAAACTGCACATCACCAATGGTgttcacaaatataaataaaatattaaccaAACTGCCAATATTTAAAGATGACCCCATGACCCAAAGAGACAATGATTCCCCAGGAACACTGCGATACAATTCATAAGGTTTCACACGGGAAAAACTTCAGCTTACATACCTGATATAAGTGTTTATGCTTTCATTTTAGGTAAAGATTGAGGTAAGTGTTGACTCCAGCTCTCTAAAGATTGACAACAGGAAATCTCTTGGTTAAAAATTACAATGTTAATGTACAtagttaatttattttactcatTTAACTGAAAAGTTTATCTTCTCTACTCTTAAAAACCCTTTGATGTAATTAGTGGATGTGTTTATAATATTTGCTGTATAAGCAGGTGGTCGAGGTTGAGaacaagtgttttatttatctacTTTATTTGTCTTGTGATTAAAACTATTCTTTGGGTAATTTGAACAGCATTATAGAACTTAAAAGTGTGTGACGCCAATATCAACACAGTATTTGAACTACAGGCCTCACAGATGCTTATATAATCAAGTTCACTATTTGTGATATATGCACAGTCCCTGAGAGTAAATACCGAGGATGGCCTGTGACAGAGACATCATCTGGAGAAGTTTCCTGAATACACCATTTGTTCTAGGTAGCCTTGAGCTTCTTTTTTACTGATTTCAttcctttcatttcctgttGATACGATTATTTGTAGATAACTAGTATGTATGGGAAaggttctttgttttttgttttttaagcagGTCAAAGTCCAGAAAATGGGCACAGTTCAAAGTAAACAATGACTCTGTAGGGGAAAAGGAGAGGCGGGCCGGATGGTGACTATATCCTCATGAGTGATTGGATGAGGTGAACCTTTAAAGATCTGGATAGAGATCAACACAATTTCAGTTAATATTAATTGAGAAAGGAGATCACATCTCACAAGCAACTGATTTGGTCAAGTCATGAGCGGATGTCCATACTTTGAGAAGAGGCATTTGTATGTTCATTTTGTTAATGCATCTAAAGGAAGGCACTCATGGAATTTAGCTACTCTATTtaatttttctgtatttttcttgtaTCACTTTAAATGCTCAATATGATTTTATTCTGGAAAACACTAAGCGACAAAAAGGCTATCTCTTTTTCACAGGTTATTTAAGAACAAGCCTcccaaaacagaagaaaatgaggATGCCTCTCAGGCAGGGGTTAACAAGGCCATTAAAGGAGGAATCATCTATGGAGACTACCTGCAGGTAGAAAACATCACCTATAGTGTTATATGAATAAGTCTTTGTATGTGGCTTTATTAATGAAAGATAGGAATTggaatttgcatttgttttttgattaaagtttctctttctttccaaaTCTCAGCTTGACAAAGTGCTCTCAGCCCAGGTGTTACAGAGTGAAGTAAAGGGTAATAAGATCCACGACGAGCACCTCTTCATTGTCACCCATCAAGGTAAAACCTGCTTTGTAGAATTTAGGagtaacatttttaaactgaTCTTACAGAAATCAAATTGTGGtaattttatttagtgattAATTAGGAAATTTAACTTGTTTTCACAActtgttaaaatatatttgttatatCAATGTGATATGAATCTCATATGCCCCAACCCTGTTCACGGATTTACTTATTAAtattaaactaaaaatgttCAGATTTTTCAACTATGTGTTTTATTCCAGCTTACGAATTGTGGTTcaaacagattttgtttgaaCTTGATTCAGTGCGAGAGATCTTCACCAGTGGACACGTAAGTCCAATCTGTAAAagtacatgctttttttttttgtacaaattcATAAAGAATAGTCTAAATTACTGtgtataaaatacagaaaatacaaattttgACAGTATATTGTTTCTTAGATATGATTCTGAAGTATAGAAGAACATTTTGTACCACTAGATTCAAAGCTTCTAGATGTGAAGTACCAGGTTTTGAAGCCTAAATGCTGCTCAGAATATTAAATCACGAGGTAGAgcaatttaaataaattgatGATCCATAATCATAGGACAGGAATCTATGACAGTTAACTCTGTTAAAGAGGAAGTTATATTCAGtacaaaacattcattttattcaatCAGCAAGtcaaggaaaaataaaatttgtgcaTCATCCAAGCTCATGTCCTGAATTAAAATTAGAGGTAGTTGCAAATACTTTTTCCTTTGAAGTGACGTACATTATTGAAATAATGATGCAAACATCTAGGATTTCTTCTTATTTCATTAGACTTTCTTCCATCCACGTATGTACTCACAAGCTTTACAGGGATTAGCAATTAATGCCTCTTTATTTTCCCCTGAAGGTCCGAGATGAACGCAACATGCTCAAAGTCAACACTCGGATCCACAGGACTGTAATGATCTTAAGACTGCTGGTCGACCAGTTTGCTGTTTTGGAAACAATGACTGCCTTGGACTTTTTTGACTTTAGGTGAGTTCGTAAATAACTTCTGGGTAACTCTacttctgctttaaaaaaaacatatgaaatgcactgtgtgtgtactgtatgcttacttctgtgtgtgtgtgtgtgtgtgtgtgtgtgtgtgtagggaatACCTGTCTCCAGCCTCTGGCTTTCAAAGCCTTCAGTTTCGTCTGTTGGAGAACAAAATCGGAGTCCCAGACAACCTGAGGGTTCCATACAATAGACGCCATTACAGAGACAATTTCAGCGGTCGTGACAGTGAGATGCTGCTTGCCACTGAACAGGAGCCAACACTCTTAAAGCTAGTTGAGGTACAAGCACCAACCACCTGCACACTGTCATCAATTTTTAGATTTAGTCATGACAAAGTAAGCATCATTGTAGCCTATTGTCCACAGAGTTTCAATGTTCTGTTTGCTCCATCGTATTCTGTATAAACCTATTTGCAACTGATCATAGTGTAAATGTGACAAAACCTTGGACTGTTCTTAGGAGTGGCTGGAGAGAACTCCTGGCTTGGAGGTGGATGGATTCAATTTCTGGGAAAAGCTGGAAATCAATATATTTCATGGGCTGaatgaggagaaagagaaaattgAGGTAAGTGTTGACTCCAGCTTTCTAAACCAACTTTCTTTGCTTTCCCTGGAGTGCACAGATGATTGACAAGAgactatttttatttacttcttttttCCAAAGAAAATGCCAGATtctgaggaaaaagaagaattgATGGCTGAGCTGATCAAACAGAAAGAGCTCTTCACTTCTCTGTTTGATGAAAAGCGTCATGACCATCTCCTTAGCAAAGGTGAGTGCTATCCACAATAGAAAATCTGACTAATTAATTGAATGTCATAATCCTGTCGGTGCTTCAGATACTGTATTTGTGGTAAACATCAGACTCAACACTGTGAATGATTTGTTATGAACTTTAACATTCAGGCTCTAAAGACAATTAAATTTGCttaatttagtttctgtttttctaacaAGGTGAGAGGCGGCTGTCTTACAAAGCTTTACAAGGTGCCCTGATGATCTACTTCTACAGGTATGAGGTTGTCTCTTCACCTTTAACTGCCTAGTGAAACTGCTgacacagtgtgtctgtgttgtttgcTTCAGGTTCATAAAATTATACACTTCTCCACCGGAGAGCTGCACAGAATATACAGTCTGTTGACCACAGCTTCACAGGGACACCTCAGGTTTTAACTTTTTGCTTATGAGCACCTCAGTGCCAGCTCCTGACACAGAGATACCAATTTTTTCCTGCTCGCCTAAAATGTCTATGTCAGCCATCCAAGTTATGTGATATACCTAGCAGGTGTAAAGCTCTAGCAGTTGGACTACCTGTGTGGATGTCTGATCACTAGTATACGAACATCTTTGTCAGTTTTACCAAAAGGTGTGTTACCACCTGTGTGGTAGAACACAATGTCACGTGAGACTCAATAAGGCTTTGCGTCAATCAACTGAGTCATATGACATTCACTGAAAAGTGATAATGTGAAAAATGGGCTTAAGATGTTAACTGCATTGTGAGTAGTGAACAAGTTACTCTCATTTCACAACTGCTACCAACATCACCTAGAAAGAAATTCATGCTTAATATTATTATCTGTAAAACATAGTTTTAATTCTTCACCTACCTTTTAGGGAAGAGCCAAGGTTCCAGGTTCCTTTTCAGCTGCTCACATCCCTCATGGATATTGACACCCTTATGACAAGATGGAGATGTAAGTGTTAAATCCAGTTGCAGCATTTTCTCACCTGAAAAAAAGGCTGAAGCTAAAACTAGTTCATGACCTCAGGCAGAAGGCTAGATTACAACATCCCCATGTCTTCTGTCCAATCCAACAAGCTATTC harbors:
- the tdo2a gene encoding tryptophan 2,3-dioxygenase A — protein: MSGCPYFEKRHLLFKNKPPKTEENEDASQAGVNKAIKGGIIYGDYLQLDKVLSAQVLQSEVKGNKIHDEHLFIVTHQAYELWFKQILFELDSVREIFTSGHVRDERNMLKVNTRIHRTVMILRLLVDQFAVLETMTALDFFDFREYLSPASGFQSLQFRLLENKIGVPDNLRVPYNRRHYRDNFSGRDSEMLLATEQEPTLLKLVEEWLERTPGLEVDGFNFWEKLEINIFHGLNEEKEKIEKMPDSEEKEELMAELIKQKELFTSLFDEKRHDHLLSKGERRLSYKALQGALMIYFYREEPRFQVPFQLLTSLMDIDTLMTRWRYNHVCMVHRMIGSKAGTGGSSGYQYLRSTVSDRYKVFVDLFNLATFLVPRHWVPKLNPNVHTFLYTAECCDSSYCSSEDSD